Proteins from a genomic interval of Rhodococcoides fascians A25f:
- a CDS encoding glutamate synthase subunit beta produces the protein MADPQGFLKVVKREAVKRPIGERVKDWNEVYSHQPTSERAAEVSDQARRCMDCGIPFCHSGTAGCPLGNLIPEWNDLVRRDRWDAASDRLHATNNFPEFTGRVCPAPCESACVLSISEAATGGSVTIKRVEQTIADLAWEEGSIVPQPPTITTGKRVAVVGSGPAGLAAAQQLTRAGHDVTVYERDDRLGGLLRYGIPEFKLEKSVLDQRLMQMRAEGTHFVTDCEVGIDFTVEQLRESFDAVVLAVGALRARDNTEVIGRELDGIHLAMEHLVPSNKECEGDGPTSISAADKHVVIIGGGDTGADCLGTAHRQGAASVTQLDYNPALPGARDDSLSPWPSWPLVLRTSPAHAEGGVVRHQVAVQRFLGDERGHVRAMVLAEVEVQRDADGRRVVTPIGEEVELPCDLALFAIGFEGVEHGPLLDEYGLALTKRGALSCGPDWQTTAPGVFVCGDAHRGASLVVWAIAEGRSAAHGVDAFLTGHSELPSPVHPTALPLAVV, from the coding sequence GTGGCTGATCCACAGGGATTTCTGAAAGTCGTCAAGCGCGAGGCTGTCAAGCGTCCGATCGGCGAGCGCGTCAAGGACTGGAATGAGGTGTATTCGCACCAGCCCACGAGCGAACGGGCCGCGGAGGTCTCCGATCAGGCACGTCGTTGTATGGACTGCGGAATTCCGTTCTGCCACTCCGGAACTGCGGGTTGTCCGCTGGGCAATCTGATTCCCGAATGGAACGATCTGGTTCGTCGTGACCGGTGGGATGCAGCGAGCGACCGACTGCACGCGACCAACAACTTCCCGGAGTTCACCGGTCGGGTGTGCCCGGCACCGTGCGAATCGGCCTGTGTGCTTTCGATTTCCGAGGCGGCCACCGGCGGTAGCGTCACGATCAAGCGGGTCGAGCAGACCATCGCGGATCTGGCCTGGGAAGAGGGCAGCATCGTTCCGCAGCCGCCGACGATCACCACCGGGAAGCGAGTCGCCGTCGTGGGATCCGGTCCTGCGGGATTGGCTGCGGCACAACAGCTCACACGTGCCGGACACGACGTCACGGTGTACGAGCGGGATGACCGCCTGGGCGGGCTGCTCCGGTACGGCATCCCCGAGTTCAAGCTCGAGAAGTCGGTGCTGGATCAGCGCCTGATGCAGATGAGGGCCGAGGGAACGCATTTCGTGACCGACTGCGAGGTGGGGATCGACTTCACGGTCGAGCAGCTCCGCGAATCCTTCGATGCCGTCGTCCTGGCGGTCGGCGCTCTGCGGGCCCGAGACAACACCGAGGTGATCGGTCGCGAACTCGACGGTATCCACCTGGCGATGGAGCACCTGGTGCCGTCGAACAAGGAATGTGAGGGCGACGGTCCCACGTCGATCTCGGCCGCGGACAAGCATGTGGTGATCATCGGCGGCGGCGACACCGGGGCCGACTGTCTGGGTACGGCGCACCGCCAGGGTGCCGCGTCGGTCACCCAACTGGACTACAACCCCGCCCTGCCGGGTGCCCGTGACGACAGCCTGTCGCCCTGGCCGTCGTGGCCGTTGGTGCTGCGCACCTCGCCTGCGCACGCCGAGGGTGGCGTTGTGCGTCATCAGGTGGCCGTGCAGCGCTTCCTCGGTGACGAGCGCGGACACGTGCGTGCCATGGTGCTGGCCGAGGTGGAGGTGCAGCGTGACGCGGACGGTCGACGCGTCGTCACACCGATCGGTGAAGAGGTCGAACTGCCCTGTGATCTGGCGCTGTTCGCCATCGGTTTCGAGGGTGTCGAGCACGGTCCGTTGCTCGACGAGTACGGCCTCGCGCTCACCAAGCGTGGTGCGTTGTCGTGTGGTCCCGATTGGCAGACCACCGCGCCTGGGGTGTTCGTCTGCGGAGATGCGCATCGAGGTGCGTCGTTGGTCGTGTGGGCGATCGCAGAGGGACGATCGGCGGCTCATGGAGTCGACGCTTTCCTCACCGGGCACTCGGAATTGCCGTCTCCGGTACACCCCACGGCACTGCCTCTCGCGGTGGTGTGA
- the pyk gene encoding pyruvate kinase → MSRRTKIVCTLGPATATTERIRELVESGMDVARLNFSHGDHPDHQANYERVRAASDATGKAVGILADLQGPKIRLGRFAEGSTTWASGELIRITVEECEGTHDRVSTTYKELAQDAKEGDRLLVDDGKVGLVVTGVEGNDVLCRVTEGGPVSNNKGVSLPGMDVSVPAMSEKDIADLEFALALGCDFIALSFVRSPADVELVHAVMDRVGRRVPVIAKLEKPEAVDNLEAIVLAFDAIMVARGDLGVELPLEQVPLVQKRAIQIARANAKPVIVATQMLESMIENSRPTRAEASDVANAVLDGTDAVMLSGETSVGKYVMETVRTMARIVETVETEGDSVPPLTHVPRTKRGVISYAARDIGERLDAKALVAFTQSGDTVRRLARLHTKLPLLAFTSISEVRSQLSLSWGTETFLVPDVGSTDAMVKEVDKALLELGRYNKGDQVVIVAGAPPGTVGSTNLIHVHRIGEEDR, encoded by the coding sequence GTGAGCCGACGTACGAAGATTGTCTGCACCCTTGGACCCGCAACCGCAACCACAGAGCGAATCCGTGAACTCGTAGAGAGTGGAATGGATGTCGCACGACTGAACTTCAGCCATGGAGATCACCCCGATCACCAGGCCAACTACGAGAGGGTCCGCGCAGCGTCGGATGCCACCGGCAAAGCCGTGGGCATTCTGGCCGACCTGCAGGGACCGAAGATTCGTCTCGGCCGCTTCGCCGAGGGCTCGACCACCTGGGCCAGCGGTGAGCTGATCCGGATCACCGTCGAGGAGTGCGAAGGCACCCACGACCGGGTGTCGACCACCTACAAGGAACTGGCTCAGGATGCGAAGGAAGGCGACCGCCTCCTCGTGGACGACGGCAAGGTCGGCCTCGTGGTCACCGGAGTCGAAGGCAACGACGTGCTGTGTCGTGTCACCGAAGGTGGACCGGTCAGCAACAACAAGGGCGTCTCCCTGCCCGGCATGGACGTGTCCGTTCCGGCCATGAGCGAGAAGGACATCGCGGACCTCGAATTCGCACTCGCTCTGGGATGCGACTTCATCGCGCTCTCGTTCGTCCGTTCGCCCGCGGACGTCGAACTGGTCCATGCCGTCATGGATCGTGTCGGCCGCCGAGTTCCCGTCATCGCCAAGCTGGAGAAGCCCGAGGCTGTCGACAACCTCGAAGCCATCGTGCTCGCGTTCGACGCCATCATGGTTGCCCGCGGTGACCTCGGCGTCGAGTTGCCGCTCGAGCAGGTCCCGCTGGTGCAGAAGCGCGCCATTCAGATCGCTCGCGCCAACGCCAAGCCCGTCATCGTCGCGACTCAGATGCTCGAATCGATGATCGAGAATTCCCGTCCGACGCGCGCCGAGGCCTCCGACGTGGCCAACGCGGTGCTCGACGGCACCGATGCAGTGATGCTGTCCGGTGAGACCTCGGTCGGCAAGTACGTGATGGAGACGGTGCGGACCATGGCGCGCATCGTCGAGACGGTCGAGACCGAGGGCGACAGCGTTCCGCCGCTGACGCATGTGCCGCGCACCAAGCGTGGCGTGATCTCCTACGCCGCCCGCGACATCGGCGAGCGGCTGGATGCCAAAGCTCTCGTGGCCTTCACGCAGTCGGGTGACACCGTTCGACGGTTGGCCCGTCTGCACACCAAGCTTCCTCTGCTCGCCTTCACCTCGATCTCCGAGGTACGCAGCCAGCTGTCGTTGAGCTGGGGAACCGAGACGTTCCTGGTACCCGACGTGGGATCCACGGACGCGATGGTCAAAGAGGTCGACAAGGCGCTGCTCGAACTCGGTCGGTACAACAAGGGCGATCAGGTCGTGATCGTGGCCGGTGCCCCTCCCGGCACAGTAGGCTCGACCAACTTGATCCATGTGCACCGAATCGGAGAAGAGGACCGGTAA
- a CDS encoding acyl-CoA thioesterase, which produces MVEAGGTGVSESAPSSTAVKTDLETLLDLLALEEIEEDVFVGVHPEQVGSRTFGGQLVAQGLIAAGRTVSGTSRDVHAINAHFIRGGDVKKPIEYRVSRQRDGRAFANRQVTAVQDGNELFVMLAAFQDFGKGLEHSVEVPEVPYPDALPPLGDHFVGYEDRLQMFVDALKPIDMRYANDPAWIMHGTGEKLNHNRVWMKADGDLPDASIFHAATMGYASDTTVLDSIITTHGLSWGLDRIVAATVNHSIWFHRPFRFDEWALYATESPVAAGSRGLATGRFFSMDGQLLATVVQEGLIRHFPKRVRD; this is translated from the coding sequence GTGGTCGAAGCGGGGGGAACCGGCGTCAGCGAAAGCGCGCCGAGCAGTACAGCGGTGAAGACCGATCTCGAGACGCTCCTCGATCTCCTCGCACTGGAGGAGATCGAGGAGGACGTGTTCGTCGGTGTTCACCCCGAGCAGGTGGGGAGCCGTACGTTCGGGGGACAACTGGTCGCACAGGGCCTGATCGCTGCGGGTCGCACCGTGTCCGGCACGTCGCGGGACGTACACGCGATCAACGCCCACTTCATCCGCGGTGGTGACGTCAAGAAGCCCATCGAATACCGGGTCTCGCGCCAGCGCGACGGCCGCGCCTTCGCCAACCGTCAGGTGACTGCTGTCCAGGACGGCAACGAGCTGTTCGTCATGCTCGCAGCGTTCCAAGATTTCGGAAAAGGCCTGGAACACAGCGTCGAAGTTCCCGAGGTTCCGTACCCCGACGCGCTGCCACCCCTGGGCGATCATTTCGTCGGGTACGAGGATCGACTTCAGATGTTCGTGGATGCTCTCAAGCCGATCGACATGCGCTACGCGAACGATCCGGCCTGGATCATGCACGGCACCGGTGAGAAGCTCAATCACAATCGAGTCTGGATGAAGGCCGACGGAGATCTGCCCGACGCCTCGATATTTCACGCCGCGACCATGGGCTACGCGTCGGACACCACCGTGCTCGATTCGATCATCACCACTCACGGCCTGTCGTGGGGACTCGATCGGATCGTCGCCGCCACGGTGAACCACTCCATCTGGTTCCACCGACCGTTCAGGTTCGACGAATGGGCCCTGTACGCCACCGAATCACCCGTCGCCGCCGGCTCGCGTGGCCTGGCCACCGGTCGTTTCTTCTCGATGGACGGCCAGTTGCTGGCAACGGTCGTGCAAGAAGGCCTCATTCGACATTTTCCGAAGCGGGTCCGCGACTGA
- a CDS encoding DNA-deoxyinosine glycosylase, whose protein sequence is MNVVHSFEPIVGPGATTLVLGSMPGVASLAAQQYYAHPRNAFWPIMGTLFGAGPELAYDARTERLRGHGIAVWDVLKLCTRAGSLDSAIVESSIVANDFETLFAQQPNIDRVFFNGAKAAESYRRHVATGLPLPRVEFTRLPSTSPAHASLDLAAKTRAWASAFSRGPASENVE, encoded by the coding sequence ATGAACGTCGTGCACAGTTTCGAGCCGATCGTCGGCCCGGGCGCAACCACCCTGGTGCTGGGCTCCATGCCCGGCGTCGCATCGCTGGCGGCGCAGCAGTACTACGCCCATCCACGAAATGCGTTCTGGCCGATCATGGGAACGTTGTTCGGTGCCGGACCCGAACTGGCGTACGACGCACGCACCGAGCGTCTCCGAGGCCACGGAATTGCCGTCTGGGATGTACTGAAGCTGTGCACGCGCGCGGGCAGTCTCGACTCGGCAATTGTCGAATCATCCATCGTTGCAAACGATTTCGAGACACTGTTCGCACAGCAGCCGAATATCGACAGGGTGTTCTTCAACGGAGCCAAGGCGGCCGAGAGCTACCGACGTCACGTGGCGACGGGACTGCCACTCCCCCGCGTCGAATTCACCCGGTTGCCCTCTACCAGTCCGGCGCACGCCTCACTGGACCTTGCAGCCAAGACTCGGGCCTGGGCGAGCGCGTTCAGTCGCGGACCCGCTTCGGAAAATGTCGAATGA
- a CDS encoding anthrone oxygenase family protein, which translates to MIDRIASASTLVGAIGSALMAGVLLAFSISVLPGLKTLPVPVAISSMQSANTAILNPLFLILFMGTALSCVIAAVSTPFTDRGHSALIIAGAVLYVIGCFAVTVTLNVPLNDALAAADSTTAAGAATWEEFTTKWVLWNNIRTAAATAACAVLILGQGRSVLG; encoded by the coding sequence ATGATCGACCGAATAGCTTCCGCATCAACACTTGTGGGCGCAATCGGATCAGCATTGATGGCGGGAGTGCTGCTGGCGTTCTCGATCAGCGTGCTGCCCGGACTGAAGACCCTTCCGGTTCCGGTCGCGATCTCCTCGATGCAGAGTGCCAATACGGCGATCCTCAATCCGCTGTTTCTCATCCTGTTCATGGGCACGGCGCTGTCCTGCGTGATCGCAGCCGTGTCGACTCCGTTCACCGACCGCGGCCACTCCGCACTGATCATCGCTGGGGCAGTGCTGTACGTGATCGGGTGCTTCGCGGTCACGGTCACACTGAATGTGCCCCTCAACGACGCGTTGGCTGCAGCCGACTCGACCACCGCGGCAGGAGCGGCGACGTGGGAAGAGTTCACGACGAAGTGGGTGCTGTGGAACAACATTCGTACCGCGGCCGCGACCGCCGCATGCGCGGTCCTGATTCTGGGTCAGGGCAGATCGGTACTGGGCTGA
- a CDS encoding NAD(P)H-binding protein — MITILGATGQVGYRVAERLLKEGRHVRAIGRNTDRLDALAAGGAHTVQADLTPAPAASFDGSEAVFAMLPSNPYAEDFSAEQAMWGASIVDALRVSEVERIVALSSLGADRLDAPGVIGCLAEQEERLRTLTDRSLHLLRPVSFFENLLPAAQQLTDSGTHVDSVDPHLPIPMIATSDIADAAVRALTDSPWDGVRTQVLLGERDLSYTEATAILGDRLAITAARYERLPYEAMADLLVSIGFSRSYAQLYVDMTRAFNTEELTRDVRRSPDNSTETSFEEFADSIPAPAAVS; from the coding sequence ATGATCACGATTCTGGGAGCGACCGGTCAGGTCGGATATCGCGTCGCCGAGAGACTGCTGAAGGAGGGCAGGCACGTGCGCGCAATCGGCCGGAACACCGATCGCCTCGACGCGCTGGCGGCCGGTGGCGCGCACACCGTCCAGGCGGACCTGACGCCCGCGCCGGCCGCATCCTTCGACGGGAGCGAGGCCGTCTTCGCGATGCTGCCGAGCAATCCCTACGCCGAGGACTTCTCCGCCGAGCAGGCAATGTGGGGTGCCTCGATCGTCGATGCCCTCCGCGTGTCCGAGGTGGAGAGGATCGTGGCGCTGAGCAGCCTCGGTGCCGATCGACTCGACGCACCCGGCGTCATCGGCTGCCTCGCCGAACAGGAGGAACGCCTCAGGACATTGACCGATCGGAGCCTGCACCTGCTGCGTCCGGTCTCGTTCTTCGAGAACTTACTTCCGGCGGCGCAACAGCTGACCGACAGTGGTACACACGTGGACTCGGTGGACCCGCACCTTCCGATTCCGATGATCGCCACCTCGGACATCGCCGACGCCGCCGTACGGGCACTGACCGATTCGCCGTGGGACGGCGTACGCACCCAGGTTCTGCTGGGCGAGCGAGACCTCAGCTACACCGAGGCCACGGCAATTCTGGGTGACCGACTGGCAATCACAGCGGCGCGTTACGAGCGCCTGCCGTACGAGGCCATGGCAGACCTGCTCGTCTCGATTGGATTCTCGCGATCGTATGCACAGTTGTACGTCGACATGACCAGGGCATTCAACACCGAAGAACTGACCCGAGACGTTCGCCGGTCACCCGACAACAGCACCGAGACCTCCTTCGAAGAATTCGCGGACTCGATTCCGGCACCGGCAGCCGTGTCATGA
- a CDS encoding AraC family transcriptional regulator, whose product MRGLDPWKSPDPLGEALHFLRMTGSFYCRSELSGSWGLELPSMEDALWFHTVVSGRCRLSVPGVPTRDLLPGDFALVPHGRGHVLASDDDAAVSAPVVYDLPHDYVSDRYAVIRSGSGEASATLMCGAVRLDHPAAQQLIGVLPALVVIDADSGPRQSRMHSLLAMVADEATSLEPGGEAVITRLSDVLVIQALRSWMADDERARSGWLGALADSQVGAALALIHRNPDAQWTVAALAAEVKMSRSAFSARFTELVGESVMRYLSMWRMQIAHDSLRSGDVSVAELARRSGYLSEAAFGKAFKRATGVSPGSVRRRQEVSLTAG is encoded by the coding sequence ATGCGTGGACTCGACCCGTGGAAGTCGCCCGATCCACTCGGGGAGGCGCTGCACTTTCTGCGAATGACAGGATCCTTCTACTGCAGATCCGAGCTGTCCGGGTCGTGGGGTTTGGAGTTGCCGTCCATGGAAGACGCGCTCTGGTTCCACACCGTCGTCAGCGGGCGATGTCGGTTGTCGGTGCCGGGCGTCCCCACTCGCGACCTGCTTCCCGGTGACTTCGCTCTGGTTCCGCACGGCCGCGGGCACGTGCTCGCCAGCGATGACGACGCAGCAGTGAGTGCGCCTGTTGTCTACGACCTTCCGCACGACTACGTCAGCGATCGATACGCGGTCATCCGAAGCGGCAGTGGGGAAGCGAGCGCGACGCTCATGTGCGGCGCAGTGCGACTGGATCATCCGGCGGCGCAGCAACTCATCGGTGTGTTGCCTGCGCTCGTCGTCATCGATGCGGATTCGGGCCCGCGGCAGTCTCGGATGCACTCGCTCTTGGCCATGGTCGCCGACGAGGCAACCTCGCTGGAGCCTGGGGGAGAAGCGGTCATCACCAGGCTGTCCGACGTGCTGGTGATCCAGGCTCTGCGGTCGTGGATGGCGGACGACGAGCGGGCACGGTCCGGATGGCTCGGCGCACTCGCGGATTCTCAGGTCGGCGCGGCGCTCGCCCTCATTCATCGAAACCCCGACGCGCAGTGGACGGTTGCCGCATTGGCTGCCGAGGTGAAGATGTCTCGTTCGGCGTTCTCTGCCCGATTCACCGAGTTGGTCGGTGAATCGGTGATGCGCTACCTCTCGATGTGGCGGATGCAGATCGCCCACGACAGTCTTCGGTCGGGAGATGTCTCGGTAGCCGAATTGGCCCGGCGCAGTGGCTATCTCTCGGAGGCGGCGTTCGGTAAGGCGTTCAAACGCGCGACGGGGGTGTCACCGGGGAGCGTGCGTCGTCGTCAGGAGGTCTCGCTGACGGCAGGGTGA
- a CDS encoding AAA family ATPase produces MFVERAYVDADDVGSNWPFTVPAVADLARDGLEFLAPVTILVGDNGSGKSTLVEAIAEGFGIDARGGRAAQQSRRLDEVTSALGEVLELETTPRGSRMLRGPRLQKRGFFLRAETAFDMAEHLGGMPGFWEENTAEMSHGEGFLAMFGAMLSEPGFYVLDEPESALSFTASLQLVALMSELGDEGAQIVCATHSPILASTPGADIVEVGEHGLRRSTWDELELVQHWRRYLDDPNSYLRHLLG; encoded by the coding sequence ATGTTCGTAGAGCGCGCCTACGTCGATGCCGACGACGTCGGATCGAATTGGCCCTTCACTGTGCCTGCAGTCGCCGACCTCGCTCGCGACGGACTCGAATTCCTGGCACCGGTCACAATTCTGGTCGGCGACAACGGTTCCGGTAAATCGACCCTTGTCGAGGCGATCGCCGAGGGTTTCGGAATCGATGCCCGCGGTGGGCGGGCGGCGCAGCAGTCGCGTCGACTCGACGAGGTGACCAGCGCCCTCGGCGAGGTGCTCGAGTTGGAAACCACACCGCGGGGTTCTCGAATGCTTCGTGGCCCACGACTGCAGAAACGCGGCTTCTTCCTCCGCGCCGAAACCGCATTCGACATGGCCGAACATCTCGGTGGTATGCCGGGTTTCTGGGAAGAGAACACAGCCGAGATGAGTCACGGCGAAGGCTTCCTCGCCATGTTCGGTGCGATGTTGTCCGAACCCGGCTTCTATGTCCTGGACGAGCCCGAGTCGGCTCTGTCGTTCACCGCAAGCCTGCAGCTCGTCGCGCTGATGTCCGAACTGGGCGACGAGGGGGCACAGATCGTCTGTGCCACGCACTCTCCGATCCTGGCCTCGACACCGGGCGCTGACATCGTGGAAGTGGGCGAACACGGTCTGCGCCGAAGTACCTGGGACGAACTGGAATTGGTGCAGCACTGGCGTCGATACCTCGACGATCCGAACAGCTACCTCCGCCACCTGCTCGGCTGA
- a CDS encoding ANTAR domain-containing response regulator yields MNAPGAHGTGKPPLRVVVAEDESLIRLDLVEMLREEGYDVVGEAADGQQAVDLAVELRPDLVIMDVKMPRRDGIDAASEIAEKRIAPVVILTAFSQRELVEKARDAGAMAYLVKPFTKADLMPAVELAASRFSEISALESEIADLQDRLETRKLIEKAKGILMESQSLTEPQAFKWIQRAAMDRRTTMKAVAEVVIETLGTPANKPAAEG; encoded by the coding sequence ATGAACGCTCCTGGTGCGCACGGTACTGGCAAGCCCCCGCTTCGGGTGGTGGTGGCAGAGGACGAATCCCTGATTCGATTGGATCTCGTGGAGATGCTCCGCGAAGAGGGCTACGACGTGGTCGGGGAGGCCGCGGACGGTCAGCAGGCGGTGGACTTGGCCGTCGAACTGCGTCCCGATCTGGTCATCATGGACGTCAAGATGCCGCGTCGAGACGGGATAGATGCGGCGTCGGAGATCGCCGAGAAGCGCATCGCCCCCGTCGTCATTCTCACCGCGTTCAGTCAGCGTGAGCTGGTCGAGAAGGCACGCGACGCCGGAGCGATGGCGTATCTGGTCAAGCCGTTCACCAAAGCAGATCTGATGCCCGCGGTGGAGTTGGCAGCCAGTCGTTTCAGCGAGATCTCTGCACTCGAATCCGAGATAGCCGATCTGCAGGATCGACTGGAAACGCGGAAGTTGATCGAGAAGGCCAAGGGCATTCTGATGGAGTCGCAATCGCTCACAGAACCGCAGGCGTTCAAGTGGATTCAACGCGCAGCGATGGATCGCAGAACGACGATGAAGGCTGTCGCAGAGGTTGTGATCGAGACACTCGGTACTCCTGCGAACAAGCCTGCGGCAGAGGGCTGA
- a CDS encoding ABC transporter substrate-binding protein, translating to MAIRTYVRTAAVLSVTSLALFGCSSSDDSGSTDTTSASGGTAAAETTVSTDCTPEQATAGATPDTSPLVVGTLLPETGTLAFLGPPEVAGVQLAVNDVNGAGGVLDQPVTLIPGDSGDTTTDTANTTVDRLLAGGANVIVGAASSSVSLKVIDKIASAGVVEFSPANTSDQFVCYPDKGQYFRTAPTDVLQAQALSQLIAEDGAQRVSILALNDPYGTGLAKNTADNLEEAGIAADQIQTTIYDPNAQSFNAEVDGVKNFNPDAVAIIGFEESAKIITRMHEIGIGPSDGTAVFGVDGNMGNALGESVAAGLLDTMRGTTPLTDVGTAFQDRLKGVDPALVDFNYAGESYDAVVISALAAEQAKSTAGTDIAANINSITKDGTKCTSYAECLPLVKAGTDIDYDGITGALNFSDAGEPATGSYGNLVFGPDNKLTTDGYIVVGE from the coding sequence ATGGCAATTCGGACCTATGTCCGCACGGCTGCGGTGCTGAGCGTCACCTCGCTCGCACTGTTCGGCTGTTCGTCGAGCGACGACTCCGGCTCGACCGATACCACCAGTGCCAGCGGCGGCACTGCAGCCGCGGAAACGACCGTCTCCACCGACTGCACGCCCGAGCAGGCCACTGCCGGGGCAACCCCCGACACGTCGCCTCTGGTGGTGGGAACCCTTCTCCCCGAGACCGGAACCCTGGCCTTCCTCGGACCGCCCGAGGTTGCCGGCGTTCAGTTGGCCGTCAACGACGTCAACGGTGCCGGTGGCGTCCTCGATCAGCCCGTCACCCTCATCCCCGGTGACTCCGGCGATACGACGACGGACACCGCCAACACCACGGTCGACCGCCTGCTCGCCGGCGGCGCGAACGTCATCGTCGGTGCAGCATCGTCCTCGGTCTCCCTCAAGGTGATCGACAAGATCGCCAGCGCAGGCGTTGTGGAGTTCTCGCCTGCCAACACCTCGGACCAGTTCGTCTGCTACCCGGACAAGGGACAGTACTTCCGTACCGCTCCCACCGACGTGCTGCAGGCACAGGCCCTTTCACAGCTGATCGCCGAGGACGGCGCGCAGCGCGTATCCATCCTCGCGCTCAACGATCCCTACGGCACGGGTCTGGCCAAGAACACCGCGGACAACCTCGAAGAGGCAGGCATCGCGGCAGACCAGATTCAGACGACCATCTACGACCCGAACGCACAGTCGTTCAACGCCGAGGTCGACGGCGTGAAGAACTTCAACCCGGATGCCGTTGCCATCATCGGCTTCGAGGAGTCCGCGAAGATCATCACCCGTATGCACGAGATCGGCATCGGACCGTCCGACGGCACGGCAGTGTTCGGCGTCGACGGCAACATGGGTAATGCGCTCGGTGAGTCTGTGGCAGCAGGTCTGCTGGACACCATGCGCGGAACCACCCCGTTGACCGATGTCGGAACGGCCTTCCAGGACCGCCTCAAGGGAGTCGACCCGGCGCTGGTGGACTTCAACTACGCCGGTGAGTCCTACGACGCAGTGGTCATCTCGGCACTCGCGGCCGAGCAGGCGAAGTCGACGGCAGGCACCGATATAGCTGCCAACATCAACAGCATCACCAAGGACGGCACCAAGTGCACCAGCTACGCTGAGTGCCTTCCGCTCGTCAAGGCCGGAACGGATATCGACTACGACGGAATCACGGGCGCGCTGAACTTCAGTGACGCAGGTGAGCCCGCCACCGGTTCCTACGGCAACCTGGTCTTCGGGCCGGACAACAAGCTGACGACGGACGGATACATCGTCGTCGGTGAGTGA
- a CDS encoding ABC transporter ATP-binding protein, giving the protein MSEQTLTPAEFAATPEEHARLAEGALLRADGLVAGYIPGVNILSECNFFLNDGEIVGIIGPNGAGKSTLLKTLFGLVAVREGSVKLRGDNITSAEAHVLVTKGVGYVPQTQNVFPSLTIEENLEMGIYLRPKKFGERFEFVSELFPLLGERKKVKAGALSGGERQMVAMGRALMMEPSVLLLDEPSAGLSPMFQDEVFIRCKKINAAGVSIIMVEQNARRCLQICDRGYVLDQGRNAYTDTGPALMNDPKVIELYLGTLAGSKEKKT; this is encoded by the coding sequence ATGAGCGAACAGACATTGACGCCGGCCGAATTCGCCGCCACACCCGAGGAGCACGCTCGCCTGGCCGAAGGCGCACTGTTGCGCGCCGACGGATTGGTCGCCGGTTACATCCCCGGCGTCAACATCCTCAGCGAATGCAACTTCTTCCTCAACGACGGCGAGATCGTCGGCATCATCGGGCCCAACGGTGCCGGTAAGTCGACATTGCTCAAAACGCTCTTCGGGCTCGTTGCCGTGCGCGAGGGCAGCGTGAAGCTACGCGGTGACAACATCACCTCTGCCGAGGCGCACGTGCTGGTCACTAAGGGCGTCGGATACGTTCCGCAGACCCAGAACGTGTTTCCGTCGCTGACCATCGAGGAGAACCTCGAAATGGGAATCTATCTGCGTCCCAAGAAGTTCGGCGAGCGCTTCGAGTTCGTCAGCGAGTTGTTCCCCCTGCTCGGAGAGCGCAAGAAGGTCAAGGCAGGCGCACTGTCCGGTGGCGAACGACAGATGGTCGCCATGGGACGCGCACTGATGATGGAGCCCTCGGTACTGCTGCTCGACGAACCGTCGGCCGGACTGTCGCCGATGTTCCAGGACGAGGTGTTCATCCGCTGCAAGAAGATCAACGCGGCGGGGGTCTCGATCATCATGGTCGAGCAGAACGCCCGTCGCTGCCTTCAGATCTGCGACCGCGGCTACGTTCTCGATCAGGGCCGCAACGCGTACACCGATACCGGTCCTGCGTTGATGAACGATCCGAAGGTGATCGAGCTGTATCTCGGCACACTGGCCGGAAGCAAGGAGAAGAAGACGTAG